One genomic region from Planktothrix serta PCC 8927 encodes:
- a CDS encoding type II toxin-antitoxin system RelE family toxin yields the protein MGCELQKRILAKIEGMQNNLQGDVKRLTNFTPEYRLRVGDYRVLFAVEEQNLVIYRVKHRSKAYNN from the coding sequence TTGGGTTGTGAACTACAGAAACGAATTCTTGCTAAAATAGAAGGGATGCAAAATAATTTACAAGGAGATGTCAAACGATTAACAAACTTTACACCAGAATACCGTTTAAGAGTTGGAGATTATCGGGTATTATTTGCAGTTGAGGAACAAAACTTAGTTATCTATCGAGTTAAACATCGTAGTAAAGCTTATAATAATTAA
- a CDS encoding Uma2 family endonuclease — translation MPEMTVKDLERIESVLSEAGLDYQIEIEQGNITIMGPSDIVASEVSLEFASQLRNWVKPRRLGRVFDSAGGFILPNSDLKAPDVSFVLRDRLPRSVRYFATLVPDLVVEVKSQSDRLKKIRDKIQVYIQQGVKVAILIDPDTCQLEVYHPDQPVIVLGNGDTLTLPNLLPEWELVVSEIWPPVFDEDE, via the coding sequence ATGCCTGAAATGACCGTCAAAGACCTAGAACGCATCGAGTCAGTCCTGAGTGAAGCGGGCTTGGACTATCAAATTGAAATCGAACAAGGTAATATTACCATTATGGGCCCATCAGATATCGTCGCCAGTGAAGTTTCCTTAGAATTTGCCAGCCAACTTCGCAATTGGGTCAAACCCCGTCGCCTGGGTCGGGTTTTTGACTCCGCAGGGGGGTTTATTTTACCCAATAGTGACCTAAAAGCACCGGATGTGTCTTTTGTGTTGCGCGATCGCCTTCCCCGTAGTGTTCGCTATTTTGCTACTCTTGTTCCCGACTTAGTTGTTGAAGTTAAATCTCAAAGCGATCGCCTCAAAAAAATCCGAGATAAAATTCAAGTTTATATTCAACAAGGGGTTAAAGTTGCCATTCTAATTGATCCCGATACCTGTCAACTGGAAGTTTACCACCCAGATCAGCCTGTAATTGTATTAGGAAATGGGGATACTTTAACCCTTCCTAATCTTCTCCCCGAATGGGAATTAGTCGTGTCAGAAATCTGGCCTCCTGTATTTGATGAAGATGAATAA
- a CDS encoding MAE_28990/MAE_18760 family HEPN-like nuclease — protein sequence MKKIRNPEDLNDKLSEELVWRKKELSSLKAMIDLKSPSPDKRRALLRSGITILYAHWEGFIKVAANSYLEFVAMQGLPYNQLSNNFIALAMKDQLDQAKDTNKATIYCEVADFFITKLTERSRIKYENRIATSNLSSSVFKEIVFMLGLDYSFYETKEVIIDEKLLGKRNKIAHGEYLDIDEQDYDELHQQIISMIDHFRNQIDNCAATKQYCCNEDKSGEI from the coding sequence ATGAAGAAAATACGGAACCCAGAGGATCTTAATGATAAGCTTTCAGAGGAACTTGTATGGAGAAAAAAAGAGCTTTCATCTTTGAAAGCCATGATTGATTTGAAATCACCTTCTCCTGATAAACGCAGAGCATTACTTCGTAGCGGAATAACGATCCTTTATGCTCATTGGGAAGGCTTTATTAAAGTAGCAGCTAATAGTTATTTAGAATTTGTTGCTATGCAAGGACTTCCCTATAATCAGCTTTCCAATAATTTTATAGCTTTAGCAATGAAAGATCAGTTAGATCAAGCAAAAGACACAAACAAGGCAACTATATACTGTGAAGTAGCTGATTTTTTTATAACAAAGCTGACTGAACGGAGCAGAATTAAATATGAAAATAGAATAGCCACATCTAATCTTTCATCATCCGTTTTTAAAGAGATAGTTTTTATGCTGGGTTTAGATTACTCCTTTTATGAAACAAAAGAAGTAATAATCGATGAAAAGTTGCTAGGAAAGAGAAATAAAATAGCTCATGGTGAGTATCTTGACATAGATGAACAAGATTATGATGAGTTGCATCAACAAATAATATCAATGATTGATCATTTTCGTAATCAAATAGATAATTGTGCAGCTACAAAGCAATATTGTTGTAATGAGGATAAATCAGGGGAAATTTAG
- a CDS encoding type II toxin-antitoxin system RelE/ParE family toxin produces the protein MSNQPYPVNVTWEVEYTDEFSQWWDVLGETQQDDIITVVQLLEEKGPNLPFPYSSGVNGSKHSHLRELRIQSQGNPLRIFYAFDPRRTAILLTGGDKTGDNRFYDKYIPMADRLYDQYIEELQHEGLL, from the coding sequence ATGTCAAATCAACCTTATCCCGTTAACGTAACCTGGGAAGTCGAATATACTGATGAATTTAGTCAATGGTGGGATGTTTTGGGTGAAACCCAACAAGACGATATTATTACTGTTGTCCAATTACTAGAAGAAAAAGGGCCGAATTTACCCTTTCCATATTCTTCGGGAGTAAATGGATCAAAACATTCTCATCTGAGAGAATTACGCATCCAAAGTCAAGGAAATCCCTTAAGAATTTTTTATGCTTTCGATCCCCGACGCACAGCCATATTACTAACTGGCGGTGATAAAACAGGAGATAACCGATTTTATGATAAATATATCCCGATGGCTGATCGATTGTATGATCAATACATTGAAGAACTACAACACGAGGGTTTATTATGA
- the gltD gene encoding glutamate synthase small subunit, producing the protein MGKPTGFLEYARELAAELAPLDRVGNWDEFHLPMEDDKLRTQAARCMDCGTPFCHTGTIISGMASGCPINNLIPEWNDLIYRGLWKEALDRLHKTNNFPEFTGRVCPAPCEGSCVLGIHNPPVTIKNIECSIIDKGWDEGWITPEPPAKRTGKKVAVIGSGPAGLCAAAQLNKAGHGVTVFERADRPGGLLMYGIPNMKLDKEQVVLRRLKVLEDEGVKFICNTEVGKDFPAENLLKEFDAVLLCTGATKPRDLPIAGRELKGIHFAMEFLTANTQAVLNKQSGSDFISAQGKDVVIIGGGDTGTDCVGTSIRHGCKSVVQLEILPKPPSERAANNPWPEWPKVYKMDYGQEEAAAKFGADPRVYLTTATKFEGDENGNVTAIHTVEVEWAKNEKGQFIPQHIPGTEKVIPAQLVLLAMGFLGPEQPLLDTLGLERDARSNIKAEHGKYATSIPGVFAAGDCRRGQSLVVWAFNEGRGAARECDLYLMGQTDLP; encoded by the coding sequence ATGGGAAAACCGACTGGCTTTCTGGAATATGCCCGCGAACTCGCTGCGGAACTCGCCCCTTTAGATCGGGTTGGGAATTGGGATGAATTTCATCTCCCGATGGAGGATGACAAACTTCGCACCCAAGCCGCCCGGTGTATGGACTGCGGAACACCGTTTTGTCATACGGGAACAATTATTAGTGGGATGGCCAGTGGTTGTCCGATCAATAATCTGATCCCGGAATGGAATGATTTAATTTATCGGGGACTGTGGAAAGAAGCCCTAGACCGTCTCCACAAAACCAATAATTTCCCCGAATTTACGGGTCGGGTTTGTCCGGCGCCTTGCGAGGGTTCCTGTGTTTTGGGCATTCATAACCCTCCGGTTACGATTAAAAATATTGAATGTTCGATTATTGATAAAGGCTGGGATGAAGGTTGGATCACCCCTGAACCTCCGGCCAAACGCACCGGAAAAAAAGTCGCGGTCATTGGTTCTGGCCCTGCGGGGTTATGTGCGGCGGCCCAACTGAATAAAGCGGGTCATGGGGTAACGGTATTTGAACGGGCTGACCGTCCGGGTGGCCTATTAATGTATGGTATCCCCAACATGAAACTGGATAAAGAACAGGTTGTCCTGCGACGGCTGAAGGTATTGGAAGACGAGGGGGTTAAGTTTATTTGCAATACCGAAGTCGGTAAGGACTTTCCGGCTGAAAATTTGTTAAAAGAGTTTGATGCGGTACTTTTATGTACTGGAGCCACTAAACCCAGGGATTTGCCCATTGCAGGACGGGAACTCAAGGGGATTCATTTTGCTATGGAGTTCCTCACAGCCAATACGCAAGCGGTTTTAAATAAGCAGTCAGGGAGTGATTTTATCTCCGCCCAGGGGAAAGATGTGGTGATTATCGGGGGTGGAGATACGGGCACGGACTGTGTGGGAACGTCCATTCGTCACGGTTGCAAGAGTGTGGTGCAGTTGGAAATTTTACCGAAACCTCCCTCAGAGCGGGCTGCCAATAACCCCTGGCCGGAATGGCCGAAGGTTTATAAAATGGATTACGGTCAGGAAGAAGCCGCAGCCAAATTTGGGGCTGACCCTCGTGTTTATTTAACAACGGCCACGAAGTTTGAAGGGGATGAAAATGGCAATGTTACAGCTATTCATACCGTTGAAGTGGAATGGGCGAAAAATGAGAAGGGTCAGTTTATTCCGCAGCATATTCCCGGCACAGAAAAGGTAATTCCAGCGCAATTAGTGTTATTAGCAATGGGATTTTTAGGGCCCGAACAACCGCTATTAGATACTTTAGGTTTAGAACGGGATGCCCGCAGTAATATTAAAGCTGAACATGGCAAGTATGCTACCAGTATTCCGGGGGTATTTGCGGCGGGTGATTGTCGTCGGGGCCAAAGCCTTGTGGTTTGGGCGTTTAATGAAGGTCGTGGTGCCGCCCGTGAATGTGATTTATATTTGATGGGACAGACGGATTTACCTTAA
- a CDS encoding prevent-host-death family protein, giving the protein MIQLHPEFINKNGQEFVILPSEEFLKIQELLEDLQDLQDLRIAQQEEQESPTFSLDEVKQILNLS; this is encoded by the coding sequence ATGATTCAACTTCATCCTGAATTTATTAATAAAAATGGTCAAGAATTTGTCATTTTACCCAGTGAAGAATTTCTTAAAATTCAAGAACTGTTAGAAGATTTACAGGATTTACAAGATTTAAGAATAGCACAACAAGAAGAACAAGAAAGTCCTACTTTTTCGTTAGATGAAGTTAAGCAAATTTTGAATTTATCTTAG
- a CDS encoding Uma2 family endonuclease, whose amino-acid sequence MVQTPSKTISLEEFLKQPETKPASEYIEGQIIQKSMPQGKHSTIQGELVIALNAILKPAKIARAFPELRCTFGERSIVPDVSVFTWDRIPRDDNGAIANTFLIAPDWMIEILSPDQSPTKVIKNILYCLNNQTQMAWLIDPEEQSIFVYHSKQQIEVFDQLESEIPVPLFATDVKLTVGALFAWLLE is encoded by the coding sequence ATGGTACAAACTCCATCCAAAACCATCTCTTTAGAAGAGTTTCTGAAACAACCTGAAACTAAACCCGCCAGTGAATATATTGAGGGTCAAATTATCCAGAAATCTATGCCACAAGGAAAACATAGTACAATTCAAGGGGAACTTGTTATCGCTCTGAATGCTATTTTAAAACCTGCAAAAATTGCCCGTGCATTCCCTGAACTGCGGTGTACCTTTGGAGAACGTTCAATTGTTCCTGATGTTTCTGTTTTTACTTGGGATAGAATTCCCCGTGATGATAATGGTGCAATTGCAAATACTTTTTTAATCGCGCCGGACTGGATGATTGAAATTTTATCCCCCGATCAAAGTCCAACAAAAGTGATTAAAAACATTCTCTATTGTCTCAATAATCAGACTCAAATGGCTTGGTTAATCGATCCTGAAGAACAATCTATTTTTGTTTATCACTCCAAACAACAAATAGAAGTCTTTGATCAACTGGAGTCAGAGATTCCTGTTCCCCTGTTTGCAACCGATGTTAAACTAACCGTTGGGGCGTTATTTGCTTGGCTTTTAGAGTGA